Genomic window (Shewanella psychropiezotolerans):
AGTTTCGGCTTTATCTTCAAGGTCACTGGCTAAACAATGAATGTAATTGACTGAAATAGAATTTGTTTTAGCATGTTGGCTAGCGACTAATATGTTGTTCTCGCTGGCATCTATCCCTGTGACGTCTGCGCCAAGTTCGGCTAAAGGCTCACATAGGAGTCCTGCACCACAGCCTATATCCAGTAAACTTAGACCTGCCAGAGGATCTGGGTTATTAAGATCGCGGGCTAAGTGCTGAGCTATCATCTTCTCGATGGCGATTAACCGTGTCTGGTTAAATGCCAATACCTGTTTGAATTTTCCCTTGGGATCGCGCCACTCTTCGGCTAAGCGATCAAACTTAGCGATTTCTTTAGCCGTATCAAGGCCCGTACTGTGACTACAAGTTAATTTGCTTCTGTCTAACACAATATATTTTGCTCAAAATTAGTCATTAATATGATTATACCAAGTCTTCCTCATTCTATTTATTCCTTATCACAGCTGCTTATCCGCTCTGTTGCACATATTAGCGAATAATGAATCACTGCTATACTTGAGGTATCAATTTCATTACTTGAGATACCCGTTCAAGGTATCACCTAAAGAATGAAAAGATCTATTGTGAGGGTAAGGGCATGTTAAGACATTACTTTATTACCAGTGATCTCGACGATCTAGAAAAGGTAGAACAGGAGCTCGAGGCCGAAGGGATAACAGAACCACAGATACATATATTGAGTGAACAAGATGCCGATGTCGAAAATCATCATCTGCATGAAGTTGAGCCTGTGTTAAAGCAGGATGTGGTTCATTCGACTGAAATAGGTGCCGTGATAGGCTTTGTTATCTCATCCGCGACCTTGATGCTTGCTTATGAGATGGGCTGGACCGAGAGTGCGGCGGGTTGGCTACCGTTTATCTTTCTAGCCATAGTGATACTGGGTTTCTGTACCTGGGAAGGCGGTTTTATCGGTATACAGAAACCAAATGTACATTTCGAACGATTTCAGGAGCTACTTCATAAGGGCAAACATGTGCTATTTGTCGATGTCGACCCTAATCAGGAGCCCGTCTTTGCCAAGATTATTAATGCTCATCCAAAGTTAGAGCCTGCGGGGTTGGGAGCGGCGACCCCACATTGGGTGGTTCGCTGGCAAGATAAGTTCCACAGTTTCATGAAGACCATGCCCTAAATCTAAGTCTTAAAGCTTGCCCATATTTCATGCCGAAGCATGACT
Coding sequences:
- the ubiG gene encoding bifunctional 2-polyprenyl-6-hydroxyphenol methylase/3-demethylubiquinol 3-O-methyltransferase UbiG is translated as MLDRSKLTCSHSTGLDTAKEIAKFDRLAEEWRDPKGKFKQVLAFNQTRLIAIEKMIAQHLARDLNNPDPLAGLSLLDIGCGAGLLCEPLAELGADVTGIDASENNILVASQHAKTNSISVNYIHCLASDLEDKAETNRYDIVLNTEVIEHVADQQGLIDTCCKLLKPGGLLVMATLNRTITSYIVGVIGAEYVMRYLPIGTHEWRYFVKPQEISAMLSKQGLETINVTGMTFNPFTKHWSVNQNTRVNYLLFAAKPSDISSV
- a CDS encoding NAD/FAD-utilizing enzyme codes for the protein MLRHYFITSDLDDLEKVEQELEAEGITEPQIHILSEQDADVENHHLHEVEPVLKQDVVHSTEIGAVIGFVISSATLMLAYEMGWTESAAGWLPFIFLAIVILGFCTWEGGFIGIQKPNVHFERFQELLHKGKHVLFVDVDPNQEPVFAKIINAHPKLEPAGLGAATPHWVVRWQDKFHSFMKTMP